A section of the Procambarus clarkii isolate CNS0578487 chromosome 38, FALCON_Pclarkii_2.0, whole genome shotgun sequence genome encodes:
- the LOC123750641 gene encoding uncharacterized protein isoform X1, protein MRSSVVSIKVGVGAEVCQLPPHLHSKTPYYSEVLCYYMAAIIFLVMAAAVMPSWAQYFVNNNAAPAILGATDRPFVTSSGNLLVPEGGPTQPPQPQQPFPQLPAQQPVFVQPQLPSQPQVFIPQQVSPLLTPFTFRPTSSLCNHAAKPLVDEVVDGRAYHFSWCHDSGRLYTWDQATYYCSGLGNGFQAVSIESNRKQELISNYMIAHYISDIWTSGNKRNSRSWSWLSGTSSSYSNWSSTGRRGLPQPDNDEGNEDCLAVLNNQYNDGVTWHDSSCFHLRRVICEAKRFYAQ, encoded by the exons ATGAGAAGCAGTGTGGTGAGTATAAAAGTGGGAGTTGGCGCCGAGGTGTGTCAGTTACCTCCTCACCTCCACAGTAAGACGCCCTATTATAGTGAGGTTTTGTGTTATTAT ATGGCTGCCATAATATTTCTGGTGATGGCGGCGGCAGTGATGCCATCCTGGGCCCAATACTTCGTTAATAACAACGCTGCTCCCGCTATCTTGGGAGCCACTGACAGGCCGTTCGTTACCTCAAGTGGAAACCTCTTGGTACCTGAAGGCGGCCCCACCCAACCTCCTCAACCCCAGCAACCCTTCCCACAACTACCAGCCCAACAACCTGTGTTTGTTCAGCCACAACTGCCAAGCCAGCCTCAGGTCTTTATTCCTCAACAAGTATCTCCACTATTGACTCCCTTTACCTTCCGTCCAACTTCATCTTTATGCAACCATGCTGCTAAACCCCTG GTTGACGAGGTAGTGGACGGCAGAGCATACCACTTCTCATGGTGTCACGACTCTGGTCGACTCTACACCTGGGACCAAGCAACCTATTACTGCTCTGGGCTTGGCAACGGTTTCCAGGCCGTCAGTATTGAAAGTAACAGGAAGCAAGAGTTAATTTCCAACTATATGATTGCAC ACTACATCAGCGACATCTGGACGAGCGGCAACAAACGTAACTCGAGGTCTTGGTCGTGGTTATCTGGCACTTCCTCTTCCTACTCTAACTGGTCTAGCACCGGCAG GCGAGGACTGCCACAGCCAGACAACGATGAAGGCAACGAGGACTGTCTGGCGGTGTTAAACAACCAGTATAACGATGGTGTCACTTGGCACGactcctcctgtttccacctgagGCGCGTCATCTGTGAGGCTAAACGCTTCTACGCTCAATAG
- the LOC123750641 gene encoding uncharacterized protein isoform X2 codes for MRSSVVSIKVGVGAEVCQLPPHLHSKTPYYSEMAAIIFLVMAAAVMPSWAQYFVNNNAAPAILGATDRPFVTSSGNLLVPEGGPTQPPQPQQPFPQLPAQQPVFVQPQLPSQPQVFIPQQVSPLLTPFTFRPTSSLCNHAAKPLVDEVVDGRAYHFSWCHDSGRLYTWDQATYYCSGLGNGFQAVSIESNRKQELISNYMIAHYISDIWTSGNKRNSRSWSWLSGTSSSYSNWSSTGRRGLPQPDNDEGNEDCLAVLNNQYNDGVTWHDSSCFHLRRVICEAKRFYAQ; via the exons ATGAGAAGCAGTGTGGTGAGTATAAAAGTGGGAGTTGGCGCCGAGGTGTGTCAGTTACCTCCTCACCTCCACAGTAAGACGCCCTATTATAGTGAG ATGGCTGCCATAATATTTCTGGTGATGGCGGCGGCAGTGATGCCATCCTGGGCCCAATACTTCGTTAATAACAACGCTGCTCCCGCTATCTTGGGAGCCACTGACAGGCCGTTCGTTACCTCAAGTGGAAACCTCTTGGTACCTGAAGGCGGCCCCACCCAACCTCCTCAACCCCAGCAACCCTTCCCACAACTACCAGCCCAACAACCTGTGTTTGTTCAGCCACAACTGCCAAGCCAGCCTCAGGTCTTTATTCCTCAACAAGTATCTCCACTATTGACTCCCTTTACCTTCCGTCCAACTTCATCTTTATGCAACCATGCTGCTAAACCCCTG GTTGACGAGGTAGTGGACGGCAGAGCATACCACTTCTCATGGTGTCACGACTCTGGTCGACTCTACACCTGGGACCAAGCAACCTATTACTGCTCTGGGCTTGGCAACGGTTTCCAGGCCGTCAGTATTGAAAGTAACAGGAAGCAAGAGTTAATTTCCAACTATATGATTGCAC ACTACATCAGCGACATCTGGACGAGCGGCAACAAACGTAACTCGAGGTCTTGGTCGTGGTTATCTGGCACTTCCTCTTCCTACTCTAACTGGTCTAGCACCGGCAG GCGAGGACTGCCACAGCCAGACAACGATGAAGGCAACGAGGACTGTCTGGCGGTGTTAAACAACCAGTATAACGATGGTGTCACTTGGCACGactcctcctgtttccacctgagGCGCGTCATCTGTGAGGCTAAACGCTTCTACGCTCAATAG